The following proteins come from a genomic window of Rhodoligotrophos sp. CJ14:
- a CDS encoding ABC transporter permease, which yields MTLAPSRKTQINEQMTDAPFSSEASTRASAEQAQRSRTISRAGGSWTVAAALISALAIAPIIALVWIAVIHPTANAWPHLLATVLPGSARTTALLLLGVLGVVLVVGTSTAWLVSMYDFPGRRVFDWALAVPLAMPTYLSAFAYLEIWDYAGPIQTALRNTFGWRNATDYWFPDIRTLGGAILILAFALYPYVYLTARASFAQTPAQLMDASRALGHSALETFWRIALPLSRPALAAGSALAMMECLNDIGAVGFLGVRTLTVNVYNTWLERSNLGGAAQLACVMLVFVILLLWIERRSRRQQRYHTSGRTVRTQSRQRLGPIGGLVAALACALPIAIGFGTPLFVFLDAAFRHWDAVLDPDFWTLLRNSILLSSGGALLAALAGLVLVYARRSSSNVILSAATRLASIGYAVPGTVLGLGILVPLAALDNLVAGWAHSLFGISTGLLITGSAGAIIMAYAIRFLAMSQGSIEAGFSRQSPNLDAAARNLGRTPRQVLWEIHLPLIRPALGAAVVLVFVDAMKELPATLLLRPFDFDTLATHVYTLASFDMFEEASLSALAIVAVGCLPVFLLQRLLMARRT from the coding sequence TTGACGCTGGCCCCCAGTCGTAAGACGCAGATCAACGAGCAGATGACGGATGCGCCGTTCTCGTCCGAGGCGTCGACGCGCGCGTCCGCTGAACAGGCGCAACGTTCGCGCACGATCAGCCGCGCGGGCGGCTCATGGACGGTGGCGGCTGCCCTCATAAGTGCCCTGGCAATCGCGCCCATCATTGCGCTGGTCTGGATTGCCGTCATTCATCCAACCGCGAATGCCTGGCCGCATCTTCTGGCCACCGTGCTGCCAGGCAGCGCCCGCACCACTGCCTTGCTTCTCCTGGGCGTGCTCGGCGTGGTTCTGGTGGTGGGCACCTCCACCGCCTGGCTCGTGTCCATGTACGATTTTCCGGGCAGGCGCGTCTTTGACTGGGCGCTGGCGGTGCCGCTGGCCATGCCCACCTATCTCTCCGCCTTCGCCTATCTCGAGATCTGGGATTACGCTGGCCCCATTCAGACTGCTCTTCGCAATACCTTTGGTTGGCGGAATGCGACCGATTACTGGTTCCCCGACATTCGCACGCTCGGCGGCGCGATCCTGATCCTCGCTTTCGCCCTTTATCCCTATGTGTACTTGACCGCGCGGGCGAGCTTTGCCCAGACCCCCGCGCAGCTGATGGATGCAAGCCGCGCGCTCGGCCATTCGGCGCTTGAGACCTTCTGGCGTATTGCCCTGCCCTTGTCACGCCCCGCGCTCGCGGCCGGCAGCGCGCTCGCCATGATGGAGTGCTTGAATGATATTGGGGCGGTCGGCTTCCTGGGCGTGCGCACGCTGACCGTCAATGTCTACAACACCTGGCTTGAGCGGAGCAATCTGGGGGGTGCTGCTCAGCTTGCCTGCGTGATGCTGGTCTTCGTCATCTTGCTGCTCTGGATCGAAAGGCGCAGCCGCCGCCAGCAGCGCTATCACACCTCTGGCCGCACCGTTCGTACCCAGAGCCGCCAACGCCTTGGGCCAATTGGTGGTCTGGTTGCGGCGCTAGCCTGCGCCTTGCCGATTGCAATCGGCTTCGGCACGCCCCTTTTCGTGTTCCTGGATGCGGCCTTCCGCCATTGGGATGCGGTGCTCGACCCAGACTTCTGGACCCTGCTGAGGAACAGCATCCTGCTTTCTTCCGGGGGTGCGCTACTGGCAGCCCTTGCCGGCCTGGTTCTGGTCTATGCCCGCCGTTCCAGCAGCAATGTCATTCTGTCTGCCGCAACCCGGCTTGCCTCGATTGGCTATGCGGTTCCCGGCACCGTCTTGGGCCTTGGCATTCTGGTGCCACTTGCCGCCCTCGACAATCTCGTGGCGGGCTGGGCGCACAGCCTGTTTGGCATATCGACAGGGCTTCTCATCACCGGCAGTGCCGGTGCGATCATCATGGCCTATGCCATTCGGTTTCTCGCGATGTCACAAGGCTCCATCGAGGCCGGCTTCTCCCGGCAGTCGCCCAATCTCGATGCGGCTGCGCGCAATCTCGGCCGCACGCCCCGGCAAGTGCTCTGGGAAATTCATCTGCCGCTGATCAGGCCGGCGCTTGGGGCCGCCGTGGTGCTCGTCTTTGTCGATGCCATGAAGGAATTGCCGGCAACACTGCTCCTGCGCCCCTTCGATTTCGACACGCTGGCAACTCACGTTTATACGCTTGCCTCATTCGACATGTTCGAAGAGGCATCCCTCTCGGCCCTCGCCATCGTCGCCGTCGGCTGCCTACCCGTCTTCCTGCTCCAGCGGCTGCTGATGGCGCGGCGCACTTAG
- the bfr gene encoding bacterioferritin, whose protein sequence is MKGDRTVIEYLNRALRSELTAINQYWLHYRLLDDWGYTKLAKKAREESIEEMHHADKLATRIIFLEGLPNMQQLDPLMIGQNIQEVLECDLKAEQAARELYREARVICHDAGDYVSMKLFEELLADEEGHIDFLETQLDLLAKVGVQNYGQLQADSADDVDDH, encoded by the coding sequence ATGAAGGGCGACCGTACAGTCATCGAGTATCTCAACAGGGCGCTCAGGTCGGAGCTGACCGCCATCAACCAGTACTGGCTCCATTACCGGCTGCTCGACGACTGGGGTTACACCAAGCTTGCCAAGAAGGCGCGCGAAGAATCGATCGAGGAGATGCACCATGCGGACAAGCTCGCAACGCGCATCATCTTCCTCGAGGGGCTCCCGAATATGCAGCAGCTCGACCCTCTGATGATCGGTCAGAACATCCAGGAGGTGCTCGAGTGCGATCTGAAGGCGGAGCAAGCGGCCCGGGAGCTCTACCGGGAAGCCCGGGTGATCTGCCATGATGCGGGCGATTACGTCTCGATGAAGCTCTTCGAGGAGCTCCTGGCCGATGAAGAGGGGCACATCGACTTTCTCGAAACCCAGCTTGATCTCCTGGCGAAGGTAGGCGTGCAGAATTACGGCCAGCTCCAGGCCGATAGCGCCGATGATGTAGACGATCACTGA